From Daucus carota subsp. sativus chromosome 6, DH1 v3.0, whole genome shotgun sequence, the proteins below share one genomic window:
- the LOC108228165 gene encoding serine/threonine-protein kinase PEPKR2, translated as MEFTGRKRKGGEILESCRKNTISLTALWSRLSLDEYSTRKKKCKEVEVVESGKSLVKGVATAPVCGVSSLDPPGRGLKRKIGCIDVATRMGRKKKIELDYVLGEVIGKGKFGSVVRCRSKSCGEEVACKTVRKGKEIVHREVEIMQHLSGHQGVVTLNAVYEDSESFYLLMELCAGGRLLDSMAKEGLYSERKAANILKELMLVIRYCHEMGVVHRDIKPENILYTASGKLKLADFGLAVRISNGQTLTGVVGSPAYVAPDVLEGNYSTKVDIWSAGVLLHALLIGLLPFHGNSVESVFEAVKNVNLDFEGDKWESISQPARDLLAHMLTRNVSSRFTADDVLSHPWVRFYTEPTINTLTLSPELTRNFRLTKKQATPRSGLESDSSKAITRSFTGDDQGPVLTTRNSGKRPADKSNDLVDVLAEAISRVRISEPKRSRLCSPANPIEKECSSNIKVNSLCAAF; from the exons ATGGAGTTTACTGGGAGGAAGAGAAAAGGAGGGGAGATTCTTGAATCTTGTCGGAAGAATACGATCTCATTGACAGCATTATGGTCACGTTTGTCTCTTGATGAGTACTCGACGCGAAAAAAGAAGTGCAAGGAAGTAGAGGTAGTTGAATCTGGGAAGAGTCTGGTTAAGGGCGTTGCCACTGCTCCGGTTTGTGGggtttcatcattggatccgcCTGGAAGGGGTTTAAAGAGGAAAATTGGCTGTATTGATGTAGCGACGCGAATGGGTAGAAAGAAGAAGATTGAACTGGATTATGTGTTGGGTGAGGTTATCGGTAAAGGGAAATTTGGGTCAGTTGTGCGGTGTCGGAGTAAATCTTGTGGAGAAGAGGTAGCATGTAAGACGGTGCGCAAAGGGAAGGAGATTGTGCATCGAGAAGTAGAGATAATGCAGCACCTTTCTGGACATCAAGGTGTGGTGACATTGAATGCAGTCTATGAGGATTCTGAATCTTTTTATCTTCTGATGGAGCTTTGTGCTGGAGGACGGTTGCTTGACAGTATGGCTAAAGAAGGGCTATATTCTGAGCGAAAAGCTGCTAATATTCTGAAGGAACTAATGCTGGTAATAAGATATTGCCACGAGATGGGTGTTGTTCACCGGGATATAAAGCCTGAGAACATTCTTTATACAGCATCTGGAAAACTAAAGCTTGCAGATTTCGGATTGGCTGTTAGAATTTCAAATG GTCAGACCTTGACTGGTGTGGTTGGAAGTCCTGCATATGTTGCACCTGATGTTTTAGAGGGTAATTATTCAACCAAGGTGGATATCTGGAGTGCAGGTGTCCTCCTCCATGCGCTTTTAATTGGATTGCTGCCATTTCATGGTAATTCTGTTGAATCTGTTTTTGAGGCTGTGAAGAATGTAAACCTTGATTTCGAGGGTGATAAATGGGAGTCGATATCCCAACCGGCTCGTGATTTACTTGCACATATGCTGACAAGGAATGTTTCATCAAGGTTCACAGCTGATGATGTACTAA GTCATCCCTGGGTACGATTCTACACAGAACCAACAATAAACACTCTAACTTTGAGTCCGGAGCTGACTCGTAACTTTAGGTTGACTAAGAAACAAGCAACTCCAAGATCTGGCCTGGAATCTGACAGTAGTAAGGCAATAACAAGAAGCTTTACCGGTGATGACCAGGGTCCTGTTTTAACAACCCGCAACTCAGGCAAGAGACCTGCCGATAAGAGTAATGATTTGGTTGATGTTTTAGCCGAGGCAATCTCACGTGTGAGGATATCCGAGCCAAAGAGAAGCAGGTTATGCAGTCCTGCGAACCCAATTGAAAAAGAATGTTCATCTAACATCAAGGTAAACAGCCTATGTGCTGCATTTTGA